A single Nicotiana tabacum cultivar K326 chromosome 5, ASM71507v2, whole genome shotgun sequence DNA region contains:
- the LOC142181047 gene encoding uncharacterized protein LOC142181047 yields MARFLNLNKEIVDVVELQQYVTLDGLVELVVKVERQNKRRQQSSSWRSRPTTIPNKQWPKSEETPTLKLHEDKARSKLESKDGKKHSNQGGWGYESEKSEPSEEQEENIIENEEGEEMEYIDSGLNFVVRRLMHINLGHSNEEQRENIFHARCGIKDKICSMIIDNGSCANVVSAYLVEQLGLEWTKHPRPYRLQWFNDSGEVKYDRSAFHDGRKNRYSLEHNGKKYIIAPLTHSQVYEDQKKMKESMGKHREGSKRETKGKEKDGKYEVRCEEREGSNERKEKVGNSERKKALDFEDVFPEDLPKGLPPLRRIKHQIDFVPGSQIPNRPAYRSNLEETKELQRQVNELLEKGFVRESMSPYFVPVLLVPKKDGTWRIFCRRFVRDFSSIVAPLTEVIKKDKVFNWGKEQEHAFNILNDKLCSAPLLKLPYFNKSFEIECDASSRGIGDVLMQDSKPIVYFSEKLNGVAWNYSTYDKELYALVSYKQGKDNIVAGALSRRYAPISTLNALSRRYALISTLTSKLIGFDHIKNLYVNDSDFDVAFSACLNGPFEKYNLKDGFLFKENKLCVPNCSLREVFVREIVKLHGIPKTIVSDRDAKFLSHFWRLPMVEFAYNRTVHSSTGYSPFEVVYGFNPLTPLNLLPLPTNEMVHMSKEIFSSKRKTKLHPRGDGPFKVIERIGDNAYKLDLPGEFQVQIQGRILFKRRGMILSSCQRINAVLRTARTRCSASASTTTHWCLWTLPRGRTDDDEPATDPAG; encoded by the exons atggctaggtttttGAATCTAAATAAGGAAATAGTTGATGTAGTCgaattacaacaatatgtaacTTTAGATGGGTTAGTTGAATTAGTTGTAAAGGTAGAAAGACAAAACAAAAGGAGACAGCAATCTAGCTCATGGAGAAGCCGGCCAACTACTATTCCAAACAAGCAATGGCCAAAATCTGAGGAGACACCTACTCTTAAATtacatgaagacaaggccaggaGCAAATTGGAATCCAAGGATGGG AAGAAACATTCTAATCAAGGAGGATGgggatatgagagtgaaaaaagTGAACCAAgtgaagaacaagaagaaaacaTTATAGAGAATGAAGAAGGGGAAGAGATGGAGTACATTGATAGTGGGTTGAATTTTGTGGTTAGGAGGCTTATGCATATTAATTTGGGTCACTCTaatgaagaacaaagggaaaacataTTCCATGCTCGGTGTGGGATTAAAGATAAAATTTGTTCTATGATAATTGATAATGGGAGTTGTGCTAATGTTGTGAGTGCATATTTGGTGGAACAATTAGGGTTGGAATGGACGAAGCACCCTAGACCTTATAGGTTGCAATGGTTCAATGATAGTGGAGAGGTCAAG TATGATAGGAGTGCTTTTCATGATGGGAGGAAAAATAGATACTCACTTGAGCATAATGGCAAGAAGTACATTATTGCACCTTTAACTCATTCCCAAGTGTATGAAGATCAAAAAAAGATGAAagaatcaatggggaaacatcgGGAGGGATCAAAACGAGAAActaaagggaaagaaaaagatgGAAAATATGAAGTAAGGTGTGAGGAGAGAGAGGGCAGCAATGAGAGAAAGGAAAAGGTGGGGAATAGTGAGAGAAAAAAAGCATTG gattttgaagatgttTTTCCTGAGGATCTTCCTAAAGGTTTACCACCTTTAAGAAGAATAAagcatcaaattgattttgtGCCAGGATCACAAATTCCTAATAGGCCTGCTTATAGGAGCAATCTCGAAGAAACAAAAGAATTGCAAAGACAAGTAAATGAGCTTCTTGAAAAGGGATTTGTAAGAGAAAGCATGAGTCCATATTTTGTGCCCGTGCTAttggtgccaaagaaggatggcacttgGAGGAT cTTTTGTAGGAGGTTTGTTAGAGATTTTAGTTCAATTGTTGCacctttaactgaagttattaagAAGGATAAGGTCTTTAATTGGGGAAAAGAACAAGAGCATGCATTTAATATTTTGAACGATAAATTATGTTCTGCTCCTTTGTTAAAATTACCTTATTTTAATAAgtcttttgaaattgaatgtgatgcaTCTAGTAGAGGTATTGGGGATGTTTTAATGCAAGATTCTAAACCAATCGTTTATTTTAGTGAGAAGTTGAATGGGGTTGCATGGAATTATTCTACTTATGATAAAGAATTGTATGCCTTGGTAAG CTACAAGCAAGGTAAAGACAATATAGTTGCTGGTGCGCTTTCAAGAAGGTACGCTCCTATTTCTACTCTTAATGCGCTTTCAAGAAGGTACGCTCTTATTTCTACTCTTACTTCTAAATTGATAGGATTTGATCATATTAAGAATTTATATGTTAATGATTCTGATTTTGATGTAGCATTTTCGGCATGTTTAAATGGGCCTTTTGAGAAGTATAATCTGAAAGATGGGTTTCTTTTTAAAGAGAATAAGCTTTGTGTCCCTAATTGTTCTTTGCGAGAAGTTTTTGTGAG AGAAATTGTTAAATTGCATGGTATACCTAAaactattgttagtgatagggatgctaagtttCTAAGCCACTTTTGGCGG CTGCCTATggtagaatttgcttacaatcgAACTGTTCATTCATCTACTGGTTATTCTCCTTTTGAAGTTGTTTATGGCTTTAACCCCCTTACACCCCTTAACTTATTGCCTTTGCCTACTAATGAGATG GTTCATATGAGCAAGGAGATATTTTCTTCAAAAAGGAAGACAAAATTACACCCTAGAGGAGATGGGccatttaaagtaattgaaagaatTGGAGATAATGCTTACAAATTGGACCTTCCAGGTGAGTTTCAA GTTCAAATTCAAggacgaattcttttcaagagGAGGGGAATGATTTTGTCGtcctgccaacgcataaatgcggttctgaggactGCTCGAACCAGATGttccgcctctgcctctaccacgacccatTGGTGCTTGTGGACCTTGCccagggggcgtactgatgatgacgaaccagctacagatcccgctggTTGA